In Pseudonocardia sp. C8, one genomic interval encodes:
- a CDS encoding cell wall metabolism sensor histidine kinase WalK, protein TFRESSSGLAVVGSGGEVLLHNPRAEALGAVTGDRLDPRAWAACQRVHAGDRSLEVDLSPLERTPRGPVAVQARVRALGDGFALVEAVDTSEVARLEATRRDFVANVSHELKTPVGAVGLLAEALLDTLDGLEPAEGSEPDAAEVRRFGEKLLREATRMGNLVSELIALSRLTGAERLPELAAVEVDDVVDEALARSRNSAESHSVEITADEASGLVVDGDRSLLVTALTNLVENAIAYSPADSSVSVSRREVEGSVEIAVTDRGIGIAPEHQKRVFERFFRVDPARSRATGGTGLGLAIVKHVCANHGGEVRLWSRPGTGSTFTMRLPARMGITGAVTGAPERAARTGG, encoded by the coding sequence GCACGTTCCGGGAGTCGTCGTCCGGGCTGGCGGTCGTCGGGTCCGGCGGCGAGGTGCTGCTGCACAACCCGCGCGCCGAGGCGCTCGGTGCCGTGACCGGCGACCGGCTCGACCCCCGCGCCTGGGCGGCCTGCCAGCGGGTGCACGCCGGCGACCGGTCCCTCGAGGTCGACCTGTCGCCGCTGGAGCGCACCCCCCGCGGGCCGGTCGCGGTGCAGGCCCGGGTCCGCGCGCTCGGCGACGGGTTCGCCCTCGTCGAGGCGGTCGACACCTCCGAGGTGGCCCGCCTGGAGGCGACCCGCCGCGACTTCGTCGCCAACGTCAGCCACGAGCTCAAGACGCCGGTCGGTGCGGTCGGGCTGCTGGCCGAGGCGCTGCTCGACACGCTCGACGGCCTCGAACCCGCCGAGGGGTCCGAGCCCGATGCGGCCGAGGTCCGCCGGTTCGGCGAGAAGCTCCTGCGCGAGGCCACCCGGATGGGCAACCTCGTGTCCGAGCTGATCGCGCTGTCCCGGCTGACCGGTGCCGAGCGGCTGCCGGAGCTGGCCGCCGTCGAGGTCGACGACGTGGTCGACGAGGCGCTCGCCCGCAGCCGCAACTCGGCCGAGTCGCACAGCGTGGAGATCACCGCGGACGAGGCGTCCGGCCTGGTCGTCGACGGCGACCGGAGCCTGCTGGTCACCGCGCTCACCAACCTCGTCGAGAACGCGATCGCCTACTCGCCCGCCGACTCCTCGGTGTCGGTGAGCCGCCGCGAGGTGGAGGGGTCGGTCGAGATCGCGGTCACCGACCGGGGCATCGGGATCGCGCCGGAACACCAGAAGCGGGTCTTCGAGCGCTTCTTCCGGGTCGACCCGGCGCGGTCGCGGGCGACCGGGGGTACCGGCCTGGGCCTGGCGATCGTCAAGCACGTCTGCGCGAACCACGGTGGCGAGGTGCGGCTGTGGAGCCGCCCCGGCACCGGATCGACGTTCACCATGCGGCTCCCCGCCCGGATGGGGATCACCGGCGCCGTCACGGGCGCACCGGAACGGGCCGCGAGAACCGGAGGATGA
- a CDS encoding response regulator transcription factor, producing the protein MTRVLIVEDEESFADPLAFMLRKEGFTTAVAANGNDALSEFDRNGADIVLLDLMLPGMSGTDVCKALRSRSAVPVIMVTARDSEIDKVVGLELGADDYVTKPYSARELIARVRAVLRRGGEPNGEAEGGSGVLEAGPVRMDVERHVVSVNGAEVALPLKEFDLLEYLLRNVGRVLTRAQLIDRVWGADYVGDTKTLDVHVKRLRSKVEDDPSNPRYLVTVRGLGYKFEV; encoded by the coding sequence ATGACCAGGGTGTTGATCGTGGAGGACGAGGAGTCCTTCGCGGACCCGCTCGCGTTCATGCTGCGCAAGGAGGGCTTCACCACGGCCGTCGCGGCGAACGGCAACGACGCGCTGAGCGAGTTCGACCGCAACGGCGCCGACATCGTGCTGCTCGACCTCATGCTCCCCGGCATGAGCGGCACCGACGTCTGCAAGGCCCTGCGTTCCCGCTCCGCCGTCCCGGTGATCATGGTGACGGCCCGGGACAGCGAGATCGACAAGGTGGTCGGCCTGGAGCTCGGCGCCGACGACTACGTCACCAAGCCGTACTCGGCGCGCGAGCTGATCGCGCGGGTCCGCGCCGTGCTGCGCCGCGGCGGCGAACCGAACGGCGAGGCCGAGGGCGGCTCCGGCGTGCTGGAGGCCGGGCCGGTCCGGATGGACGTCGAGCGGCACGTCGTGTCGGTCAACGGCGCCGAGGTCGCGCTCCCGCTCAAGGAGTTCGACCTGCTCGAGTACCTGCTCCGCAACGTGGGCCGGGTGCTGACCCGGGCCCAGCTGATCGACCGGGTGTGGGGCGCCGACTACGTCGGCGACACCAAGACCCTCGACGTGCACGTGAAGCGGCTGCGCTCGAAGGTCGAGGACGACCCGTCGAACCCGCGCTACCTGGTCACGGTCCGTGGGCTGGGCTACAAGTTCGAGGTGTGA
- a CDS encoding Ppx/GppA phosphatase family protein codes for MRLAVLDVGSNTVHLLVVDAHRGAHPTPMSSDKDQLRLAEHLDAGGALGPVGIKALLESVHRARDIAKAAACDDLMAFATSALRDATNSAEVLALVRRETGVTLEVLPGEDEARWTFLAVRRWCGWSAGRLLVLDIGGGSLELAVGRDETPDIAASVPLGAGRLTREAFTADPPSRAEIAALTERVRDELAPVAGRLRAAGTPDRAVGTSKTFRTLARLTGAAPSGAGPRAHRALTAQGLRQLSAFVTRMSGPDLAQLDGVSPSRAHQLVAGTVVAQAAMDALGVDELDICPWALREGVILRRFDMLDGANGDDRSAHVSQGGLGPLTTHRARWS; via the coding sequence GTGCGCCTGGCCGTGCTCGACGTGGGGTCCAACACCGTCCACCTGCTCGTGGTGGACGCGCACCGCGGTGCGCACCCCACGCCGATGTCCTCGGACAAGGACCAGCTCCGGCTGGCCGAGCACCTCGACGCCGGGGGCGCGCTGGGGCCGGTCGGGATCAAGGCGTTGCTGGAGAGCGTGCACCGGGCCCGCGACATCGCCAAGGCCGCCGCCTGCGACGACCTGATGGCCTTCGCGACCTCGGCGCTGCGCGACGCCACGAACTCGGCCGAGGTGCTGGCGCTGGTGCGGCGGGAGACCGGGGTGACCCTGGAGGTGCTGCCCGGCGAGGACGAGGCCCGCTGGACCTTCCTCGCCGTCCGCCGCTGGTGCGGCTGGTCGGCGGGCCGCCTGCTGGTGCTCGACATCGGCGGCGGGTCCCTGGAGCTCGCGGTCGGCCGGGACGAGACCCCGGACATCGCCGCGTCGGTGCCGCTGGGCGCGGGCCGGCTGACCCGGGAGGCGTTCACCGCCGACCCGCCGTCGCGGGCCGAGATCGCGGCCCTCACCGAGCGGGTCCGCGACGAGCTCGCCCCGGTCGCCGGGCGGCTGCGCGCCGCCGGCACCCCGGACCGCGCGGTTGGGACGTCGAAGACCTTCCGGACGCTCGCCCGGCTGACCGGCGCGGCACCGTCCGGCGCGGGGCCGCGGGCGCACCGCGCGCTGACCGCGCAGGGGCTGCGCCAGCTGTCGGCGTTCGTCACCCGGATGTCCGGGCCGGACCTCGCCCAGCTGGACGGCGTCAGCCCCAGCCGGGCGCACCAGCTCGTCGCCGGCACCGTCGTGGCGCAGGCCGCGATGGACGCGCTCGGCGTCGACGAGCTCGACATCTGCCCGTGGGCACTGCGCGAGGGCGTGATCCTGCGCCGCTTCGACATGCTCGACGGAGCGAACGGGGACGACCGCTCGGCGCACGTTTCGCAGGGTGGGCTTGGACCCTTGACAACACACAGGGCACGGTGGTCGTGA
- a CDS encoding Yip1 family protein, whose translation MSVDSGEPRQRTVAELLAANGGAQTGGRRRRRRAAEDEPAGGTPPPGPGRPAPDAPAGAGAPPRPVSADRPRPPGPPGPGGRPGEGQAPAEHPSFPSRRPQPADGPTGVFPPRGPMNGHGPQAYAPNGAPQGPGEPRPAPNGYANGFDRGGYGPPPVDPPARPVARPPEPRTSGDGGPYGPGGADEIPTSRFGARRPAADADGGPPTQIGAPPLEDDADDRPAPADPGPPTGAYDPFVDDDEQEGPDGGRTAALAAPAPPDTGEDQDGTAGDDASRGRLGRRRRPEEPDDAGAADGTEQGRAPAGLADAGSAGAAGTGQAWAVVIAQWIGGAVAGAAIWVLFRYLWFSFPIVALALAVVLTVGLVLGVRALLRNDDLKTTLFAVLVGLLLTVSPAILVLLDR comes from the coding sequence ATGAGTGTCGACAGCGGAGAGCCCCGCCAGCGGACCGTCGCCGAGCTGCTGGCCGCCAACGGCGGCGCGCAGACCGGCGGGCGGCGCCGCCGCCGGCGTGCGGCCGAGGACGAGCCGGCCGGCGGCACCCCGCCGCCCGGTCCCGGTCGTCCCGCGCCCGACGCGCCGGCCGGAGCCGGGGCGCCGCCTCGGCCCGTGTCCGCCGACCGGCCGCGCCCGCCGGGACCGCCCGGCCCGGGTGGCCGGCCCGGCGAGGGGCAGGCCCCGGCCGAGCACCCGTCGTTCCCGTCCCGGCGGCCGCAGCCCGCCGACGGGCCGACCGGCGTGTTCCCCCCGCGCGGCCCGATGAACGGGCACGGGCCGCAGGCGTACGCGCCGAACGGTGCCCCGCAGGGCCCCGGCGAGCCCCGCCCCGCCCCGAACGGCTACGCGAACGGGTTCGACCGCGGCGGCTACGGCCCGCCGCCCGTTGACCCGCCCGCCCGCCCGGTCGCCCGCCCGCCCGAACCGCGGACGTCCGGCGACGGCGGCCCGTACGGTCCCGGCGGCGCCGACGAGATCCCGACCAGCCGGTTCGGGGCCCGCCGCCCCGCGGCCGACGCCGACGGCGGCCCGCCGACCCAGATCGGGGCCCCGCCGCTGGAGGACGACGCCGACGACCGGCCCGCGCCCGCCGACCCGGGCCCGCCGACCGGGGCCTACGACCCGTTCGTCGACGACGACGAGCAGGAGGGGCCGGACGGGGGCCGGACCGCCGCCCTCGCCGCCCCCGCCCCTCCGGACACCGGCGAGGACCAGGACGGCACCGCCGGGGACGACGCGTCGCGCGGCCGGCTCGGCCGCCGCCGTCGTCCGGAGGAGCCGGACGACGCCGGCGCCGCGGACGGGACCGAGCAGGGCCGCGCGCCCGCCGGGCTCGCGGACGCCGGGTCCGCCGGCGCCGCGGGCACCGGGCAGGCGTGGGCCGTGGTGATCGCGCAGTGGATCGGTGGTGCCGTCGCCGGGGCCGCGATCTGGGTGCTGTTCCGCTACCTGTGGTTCTCGTTCCCGATCGTGGCGCTCGCGCTGGCCGTGGTCCTCACCGTCGGCCTCGTGCTCGGCGTCCGCGCCCTGCTGCGCAACGACGACCTCAAGACCACGCTGTTCGCGGTGCTGGTCGGGCTGCTGTTGACCGTGTCCCCGGCGATCCTGGTGCTGCTGGACCGGTAA
- a CDS encoding sugar phosphate isomerase/epimerase, with protein MTSPPRVPAVPPPWVPIALSTASVYPEGVAAGFEIAAELGYDGVELMVWTDPVSQNPRAVERLAERYGVPVLAVHAPCLAVTQRVWGADPVLRLRRTVQVAAGLGARTVVVHPPFRWQRRYAGVFADEVARAREHHDVTLPVENMFPVKRGAISTVPYAPGHDPTEVGFGAYTLDLSHTAAAGVDALGLMERMGSRLTHLHLTDGSGAPRDEHLVPGRGGQPCAQVCQALADGPFARSGGTVVLEVSTRRCRTRQERTGLLAESLLFARLHLAPTVRKESRRVLAEPTRR; from the coding sequence ATGACGTCGCCCCCACGCGTGCCCGCCGTGCCACCGCCCTGGGTGCCGATCGCACTCTCGACCGCGTCGGTCTACCCGGAGGGGGTCGCGGCCGGGTTCGAGATCGCCGCGGAGCTCGGCTACGACGGAGTCGAGCTGATGGTCTGGACGGACCCGGTCAGCCAGAACCCGCGTGCGGTCGAGCGGCTCGCGGAGCGGTACGGCGTGCCGGTCCTCGCCGTGCACGCGCCCTGCCTCGCGGTGACCCAGCGGGTGTGGGGTGCCGATCCGGTGCTCCGGTTGCGCCGCACCGTGCAGGTCGCCGCCGGGCTGGGCGCGCGGACCGTCGTCGTGCACCCGCCGTTCCGCTGGCAGCGGCGCTACGCCGGGGTGTTCGCCGACGAGGTGGCCCGCGCCCGGGAGCACCACGACGTCACGCTGCCGGTGGAGAACATGTTCCCGGTGAAGCGCGGCGCGATCAGCACCGTGCCGTACGCGCCCGGTCACGACCCCACGGAGGTCGGCTTCGGCGCCTACACCCTGGACCTGTCGCACACGGCGGCCGCGGGCGTGGACGCGCTGGGGCTCATGGAGCGCATGGGGAGCCGGCTCACCCACCTGCACCTGACCGACGGCTCCGGCGCCCCGCGGGACGAGCACCTGGTCCCGGGCCGCGGCGGCCAGCCGTGCGCGCAGGTCTGCCAGGCGCTGGCCGACGGGCCGTTCGCGCGCAGCGGCGGCACCGTCGTCCTGGAGGTGTCCACCCGGCGCTGCCGGACCCGCCAGGAACGCACCGGCCTGCTCGCCGAGTCGCTGCTGTTCGCCCGCCTGCACCTCGCACCGACCGTCCGGAAGGAGTCCCGGCGGGTTCTCGCCGAACCTACTCGCAGGTAA
- a CDS encoding thioesterase family protein: protein MTSTTVRTGRPFADAHVLDDLGDGRFRARLDDVWAVGPKAFGGLLMVLMAKAGLARLAAGDAPAPDPLAVSADFLRAPDLRPVELEATPLKIGRTVSSVAVRMLQDGRTMLHATVTAGVLPDGEPRWETGAALAAEPATDAVDPGSAEGGARGLAAACELRYPPDALPFLRGETGPPEMSGWVRPRGEDPDVLFALLAGDILPPTVFNLGGSPAWAPTVQLTALLRARPVPGWLRVESRSRTVAGGQFDEDVTVVDAAGRTVCQARQLALAPLPR from the coding sequence ATGACCAGTACGACGGTCCGCACCGGGCGCCCGTTCGCGGACGCGCACGTCCTCGACGACCTCGGTGACGGCCGGTTCCGCGCCCGGCTCGACGACGTCTGGGCGGTCGGCCCGAAGGCGTTCGGCGGGCTGCTGATGGTGCTGATGGCGAAGGCCGGCCTGGCCCGGCTGGCAGCCGGCGACGCGCCCGCCCCCGACCCGCTCGCCGTCTCCGCGGACTTCCTGCGGGCCCCCGACCTGCGCCCGGTCGAGCTGGAGGCCACCCCGCTCAAGATCGGCCGGACCGTCTCGTCGGTCGCGGTACGGATGCTGCAGGACGGGCGGACGATGCTGCACGCGACGGTCACCGCCGGCGTCCTCCCGGACGGGGAGCCCCGCTGGGAGACCGGTGCCGCCCTCGCCGCCGAACCGGCCACCGACGCCGTGGACCCCGGATCCGCCGAGGGCGGGGCCCGTGGCCTGGCCGCGGCGTGCGAGCTGCGGTACCCGCCGGACGCGCTGCCGTTCCTGCGCGGGGAGACCGGACCGCCGGAGATGTCCGGCTGGGTGCGGCCGCGTGGCGAGGACCCGGACGTGCTGTTCGCGCTGCTGGCGGGGGACATCCTGCCGCCGACCGTGTTCAACCTCGGCGGGTCGCCGGCCTGGGCGCCGACCGTGCAGCTCACCGCGCTGCTGCGGGCGCGGCCGGTGCCGGGCTGGCTGCGGGTGGAGTCCCGCTCGCGGACCGTCGCGGGTGGCCAGTTCGACGAGGACGTGACCGTCGTCGACGCGGCCGGGCGCACCGTCTGCCAGGCCCGCCAGCTCGCCCTCGCCCCGCTGCCCCGGTAA
- the proC gene encoding pyrroline-5-carboxylate reductase, which yields MTRIAVLGGGRIGEALLGGLLAAGRDAGDLVFTEKAPERAQELSARLGVAAEPVADAVRGADTVVVAVKPQDVVALLGQVTGPLEDGALVISLCAGLPTSLFEGALPAGTPVVRVMPNTPMLLGAAMCAISPGAHATDEHLARTESLLGTVGSVLRIDEAKQDAATAVSGSGPAYFFLVAEAMIEAGVGLGLTRAAATELTVQTALGAARMLRETGEHPAVLRENVTSPAGTTAAGLRELERHGLRSAFADAVTAAHDRSVELGRG from the coding sequence ATGACACGCATCGCGGTACTGGGTGGGGGACGGATCGGGGAGGCGCTGCTCGGCGGCCTGCTGGCGGCCGGGCGGGACGCCGGGGACCTCGTGTTCACGGAGAAGGCGCCGGAGCGGGCCCAGGAGCTGTCCGCGCGGCTCGGGGTCGCCGCCGAGCCGGTGGCCGACGCGGTGCGCGGGGCCGACACGGTCGTCGTCGCGGTGAAGCCGCAGGACGTCGTCGCGTTGCTCGGGCAGGTGACCGGCCCGCTGGAGGACGGTGCGCTGGTGATCTCGCTGTGCGCGGGCCTGCCGACGTCGCTGTTCGAGGGCGCGCTGCCTGCGGGGACCCCGGTGGTGCGGGTCATGCCGAACACCCCGATGCTGCTCGGCGCCGCCATGTGCGCGATCTCCCCGGGCGCGCACGCCACCGACGAGCACCTCGCCCGGACCGAGTCGCTGCTCGGCACGGTGGGCTCGGTGCTGCGGATCGACGAGGCGAAGCAGGACGCCGCGACCGCCGTCTCCGGCTCGGGGCCCGCGTACTTCTTCCTGGTCGCCGAGGCGATGATCGAGGCGGGTGTCGGGCTCGGGCTGACCCGCGCCGCGGCCACCGAGCTCACGGTGCAGACCGCGCTGGGCGCCGCCCGGATGCTGCGCGAGACCGGGGAGCACCCGGCCGTGCTCCGGGAGAACGTCACCTCCCCGGCCGGGACGACGGCCGCCGGGCTGCGCGAGCTGGAGCGGCACGGGCTGCGCTCGGCCTTCGCGGACGCCGTCACCGCGGCCCACGACCGGTCCGTCGAACTCGGCCGGGGCTGA
- a CDS encoding helix-turn-helix domain-containing protein translates to MPAERPEPLRPAQVQFLTVAEVASMMRVSKMTVYRLVHSGELPAARVGRSFRVPQRAVEDYLRNAYFDAG, encoded by the coding sequence ATGCCGGCGGAACGTCCCGAGCCCCTGCGGCCGGCCCAGGTGCAGTTCCTGACGGTGGCCGAGGTCGCGTCCATGATGCGGGTGTCCAAGATGACCGTGTACCGCCTCGTGCACTCGGGCGAGCTGCCCGCGGCGCGGGTCGGCCGCTCCTTCCGGGTGCCGCAGCGCGCCGTCGAGGACTACCTGCGCAACGCCTACTTCGACGCGGGCTGA
- a CDS encoding 30S ribosomal protein bS22, with protein MGSVIKKRRKRMSKKKHRKLLRKTRVQRRKLGK; from the coding sequence ATGGGCTCGGTCATCAAGAAGCGCCGCAAGCGGATGTCGAAGAAGAAGCACCGCAAGCTGCTGCGCAAGACCCGGGTGCAGCGCCGCAAGCTCGGCAAGTGA
- a CDS encoding NAD-dependent epimerase/dehydratase family protein, which translates to MSQPTPNVVLVTGVSGYLGGHLAARLAANPDIDRVLGVDTVPPPRDLLKRMGRAEFVRADIRNPLIAKVISTAGVDTVVHASLSASPASAGGRATMKEMNVIGTMQLLAACQKAASVRRVVLKSTTAVYGSSSRDPAVFDEAIGAKDLPSGGYAKDAAEIEGYLRGFSRRRPDVTTTVLRFANFIGPRIDTVLTRYFALPVVPTVLGYDARIQLLHEEDGLAVLERAATHELPGVFNVAAHGVLMLSQAIRRAGKIAVPVPSSAVSPVSRVLRGARVVDFSPEQMRFLNFGRVVDLTRLIDEFGFEPRWTTTQAFDDFVRGKALSPVLGPERIAAAERTVLGLARALR; encoded by the coding sequence ATGTCCCAGCCGACCCCGAACGTCGTGCTGGTCACCGGTGTGAGCGGATACCTCGGCGGGCACCTGGCCGCGCGGCTGGCCGCGAACCCGGACATCGACCGGGTGCTGGGCGTCGACACCGTCCCCCCGCCGCGGGACCTGCTGAAGCGGATGGGCCGCGCCGAGTTCGTGCGCGCCGACATCCGCAACCCGCTGATCGCCAAGGTCATCTCCACCGCCGGTGTCGACACCGTGGTGCACGCGTCGCTGTCGGCCAGCCCCGCCTCCGCGGGCGGCCGGGCGACGATGAAGGAGATGAACGTGATCGGCACGATGCAGCTGCTCGCCGCCTGCCAGAAGGCGGCGAGCGTGCGGCGGGTCGTGCTGAAGTCGACGACCGCGGTGTACGGCTCCAGCTCCCGCGACCCGGCGGTGTTCGACGAGGCGATCGGCGCGAAGGACCTCCCCAGCGGCGGCTACGCCAAGGACGCCGCCGAGATCGAGGGCTACCTGCGCGGGTTCAGCCGCCGCCGCCCGGACGTGACGACCACCGTGCTCCGGTTCGCCAACTTCATCGGGCCCCGGATCGACACCGTCCTGACCCGCTACTTCGCGCTCCCGGTGGTGCCGACCGTGCTCGGCTACGACGCCCGGATCCAGCTGCTGCACGAGGAGGACGGCCTCGCCGTCCTGGAGCGGGCCGCCACCCACGAGCTGCCCGGCGTCTTCAACGTCGCCGCGCACGGGGTGCTGATGCTGTCCCAGGCGATCCGCCGCGCCGGCAAGATCGCGGTGCCGGTCCCGAGCAGCGCCGTCAGCCCGGTGAGCCGGGTGCTGCGCGGCGCCCGGGTGGTCGACTTCTCCCCGGAGCAGATGCGCTTCCTCAACTTCGGCCGGGTCGTCGACCTGACCCGGCTCATCGACGAGTTCGGCTTCGAACCGCGCTGGACGACCACCCAGGCGTTCGACGACTTCGTCCGCGGCAAGGCGCTCAGCCCGGTGCTCGGCCCGGAGCGGATCGCCGCGGCCGAGCGGACCGTGCTCGGCCTGGCCCGGGCGCTGCGCTAG
- a CDS encoding lysophospholipid acyltransferase family protein, which produces MAEARVIPIRGNRGPARPARAEEPVRPAAVPPMPEAPDDETEQPAWESALEQVLEFLRRRLAGDYQVDEFGFDPELTEAMVLPTLRPLYRHWFRVETIGAHHIPETGGALLVANHSGTLPLDAAMTTVAVHDDHPGHRHLRLLGADLMFRLPVSGSLARKSGATLACNPDAERLMTSGELVGVFPEGFKGIGKPFRDRYKLQRFGRGGFVSAALRTGVPIIPCSIVGAEEIYPKIGDIAPLARLVGAPYFPVTPTFPLLGPAGLIPLPSKWYIEFGEPIHTDQHTPADAEDPMLVFNLTDQVRETIQHTLYRLLSQRRNVFLG; this is translated from the coding sequence ATGGCCGAGGCGCGGGTGATCCCGATCCGGGGCAACCGGGGACCTGCCCGGCCCGCGCGGGCCGAGGAGCCGGTCCGGCCGGCGGCCGTCCCGCCGATGCCGGAGGCGCCCGACGACGAGACCGAGCAGCCGGCCTGGGAGTCCGCGCTGGAGCAGGTGCTGGAGTTCCTGCGCCGCCGCCTGGCCGGCGACTACCAGGTCGACGAGTTCGGGTTCGACCCCGAGCTGACCGAGGCGATGGTGCTGCCCACCCTGCGCCCCCTCTACCGGCACTGGTTCCGGGTCGAGACGATCGGTGCCCACCACATCCCGGAGACCGGCGGGGCGCTGCTCGTCGCCAACCACTCCGGGACGCTGCCGCTGGACGCCGCGATGACCACCGTCGCCGTCCACGACGACCACCCCGGGCACCGGCACCTGCGGCTGCTGGGCGCGGACCTGATGTTCCGGCTCCCGGTGTCCGGGTCGCTGGCCCGCAAGTCCGGGGCCACCCTGGCCTGCAACCCGGACGCCGAACGGCTGATGACCTCCGGGGAGCTCGTCGGCGTGTTCCCGGAGGGGTTCAAGGGCATCGGGAAACCCTTCCGGGACCGGTACAAGCTGCAGCGCTTCGGCCGCGGCGGCTTCGTCTCCGCGGCGCTGCGCACCGGCGTGCCGATCATCCCGTGCTCGATCGTCGGGGCCGAGGAGATCTACCCGAAGATCGGTGACATCGCGCCGCTGGCCCGGCTGGTCGGGGCGCCGTACTTCCCGGTCACCCCCACGTTCCCGCTGCTCGGCCCGGCGGGGCTGATCCCGCTGCCGTCGAAGTGGTACATCGAGTTCGGCGAGCCGATCCACACCGACCAGCACACCCCGGCCGACGCCGAGGACCCGATGCTGGTGTTCAACCTGACCGACCAGGTCCGGGAGACGATCCAGCACACGCTGTACCGGCTGCTGTCCCAACGCCGGAACGTCTTCCTCGGCTGA
- a CDS encoding DUF5313 family protein yields MDAPRRPGPLRWLWYAAGGRLPARHRDWVLHDTTCRTWHVRHFARTVALLTVLSVPIALLVPGPLWLRLTALLLGWLVSLQYSLFVMEEAVENRVVKAGFPAGTARATRAAATAGERAAAARRYAERYRDDGADPGGD; encoded by the coding sequence GTGGACGCGCCCCGCCGGCCGGGCCCGCTGCGCTGGCTGTGGTACGCGGCCGGGGGCCGGCTGCCCGCCCGCCACCGGGACTGGGTGCTGCACGACACCACCTGCCGGACCTGGCACGTGCGGCACTTCGCGCGCACGGTGGCGCTCCTGACCGTCCTGTCGGTCCCGATCGCGCTGCTGGTGCCCGGCCCGCTGTGGCTGAGGCTCACGGCGCTGCTGCTCGGCTGGCTGGTGTCGCTGCAGTACTCGCTGTTCGTGATGGAGGAGGCCGTCGAGAACCGGGTGGTGAAGGCCGGCTTCCCGGCCGGGACCGCCCGGGCGACACGGGCCGCCGCCACCGCGGGCGAGCGCGCCGCGGCGGCGCGGCGCTACGCCGAGCGCTACCGCGACGACGGTGCGGACCCCGGCGGGGACTAG
- a CDS encoding HAD family phosphatase, protein MAEEPGVLESATALDSAQRAGQASAAAAVAAEHADARLEEPDADAPPPDLTAAAFFDVDNTMMVGASIFHFARGLAARKFFTTSDLAGFAWQQLKFRIGGREDKGGIAGHRDTALSFVAGRPVDEVVALGEEIYDELMADRIWTGTRALAQMHLDAGQRVWLVTATPVELARIIARRLGLTGALGTVAESVDGLYTGRLVGEILHGPAKAHAVRALAAAEGLDLRRCTAYSDSVNDVPMLSAVGTAVAVNPDSELRDVAKARNWQIRDFRTGRKAARIGVPSVLGAGAVAGAVAAGMAYRKR, encoded by the coding sequence CTGGCGGAGGAGCCCGGCGTGCTGGAGAGCGCGACCGCGCTCGACTCCGCGCAGCGGGCCGGGCAGGCCTCGGCCGCCGCCGCGGTCGCCGCCGAGCACGCCGACGCCCGGCTCGAGGAGCCCGACGCCGACGCCCCGCCGCCGGACCTGACCGCGGCGGCGTTCTTCGACGTCGACAACACGATGATGGTCGGCGCGTCGATCTTCCACTTCGCCCGCGGGCTCGCCGCACGCAAGTTCTTCACCACCTCCGACCTGGCCGGCTTCGCCTGGCAGCAGCTGAAGTTCCGGATCGGTGGCCGGGAGGACAAGGGCGGCATCGCCGGGCACCGGGACACCGCGCTGTCGTTCGTCGCGGGCCGGCCGGTCGACGAGGTCGTCGCGCTCGGCGAGGAGATCTACGACGAGCTGATGGCCGACCGGATCTGGACCGGCACCCGGGCGCTCGCCCAGATGCACCTGGACGCCGGACAGCGGGTCTGGCTGGTCACCGCGACCCCGGTCGAGCTGGCCCGGATCATCGCCCGCCGGCTCGGGCTGACCGGGGCGCTCGGGACGGTCGCGGAGTCGGTCGACGGCCTCTACACCGGCCGGCTGGTCGGCGAGATCCTGCACGGCCCGGCGAAGGCGCACGCGGTCCGCGCGCTGGCCGCGGCCGAGGGCCTGGACCTGCGGCGCTGCACCGCCTACTCGGACTCGGTGAACGACGTCCCGATGCTGTCGGCGGTGGGCACCGCGGTGGCCGTCAACCCGGACTCCGAGCTGCGGGACGTGGCGAAGGCCCGGAACTGGCAGATCCGCGACTTCCGGACCGGGCGCAAGGCGGCCCGGATCGGGGTGCCGTCGGTGCTGGGCGCCGGCGCGGTGGCGGGTGCGGTGGCGGCCGGGATGGCCTACCGGAAGCGCTAG